Sequence from the Bacillus thuringiensis genome:
GCCAAGACCGATATATGCGCCGCAAAGTGACTCACCTTCAAGACCGTTTGCAATTGCCTGTTCATAGTATGGCATAGCTTCTGTTTCAAGACCCATTACATCATGTATCCAGGCACATTGATAAAGTACTTCTGCATCCCTCGTAAAGTTTGTTAATCCAATGAGTATCTCTTTAGACTGCGCATATTTCTTTTCTTTCCGGAGTTTAATAGCTTGCTTTAATAAATGTTCCATAGAATTCACTCCTCACCAATTATTCTATGTATCCATATTGAATGGTTAACGTTTGTGTAAAAGTAAAATTCCCATAAATTAAAGTTTCACTTACCTATTTATACTATGCGGATTTACTCTTATCCAAATACTTAAAATTAAAAAGTAGTAATGTGATTACATAGTACTTCTAACCTTTTGACAATTTCTTTCGCTGTTTCATCTTTCCCATTACATAGCTTCCCTTTACCGTCTTGTCCAATTACGTAGTGCATTGCTCCGCGCGAATATAAAGAATGTGGTGAATTCGCAATCATTATACTCGCCTTTGCTTCTTCCATTCTATTTTTTGCTTTTTCAAACAGTTCTTCTTCATTTACATCACTTTCAAGCTTAAAGCCTACGAGCACTGTTTCTGCATCCCACTTTTTTATTTGTTTTAATACTTTCGGTGCCTTTTGAAAATGAATAATTGGCGCTATATCACTTGAAATTTTTCCATTCATATCAAGAACATTCCCATCTTGATCACAAATTTTGTCCACAATCCAATCTGATCCAGCCGCTGCCATAATAACTGCATCAACTTTTTCATGCGTAATGATACTTTTCATTTTATCTTGTAAATCAACAATTCCTTCAAATGGGTGTAATTCTAATTGATTATTTATATCGTTTGGTTTCTCGGCAAAATAACCGTGTAAATATATAACATGCGCTCCTTTACATATAAGCTCTTCAGCAAGTATTCTTCCAATTGTTCCTTTTGCCATATTCGTATGACCACGCACTTGGTCCCATTTTTCTAAACAACCACCACTTGTAATTAATACCTTTTTCCCCTTCATTGTAACCATCCCTTACTGATTTTTCTTACGAAACCATTCTGTTCCAAAGTCAACGATATCTCGTTGTTTCATAAGACGACACTTTGCGTTTCCTATTTTCCCCATTGTTACAGTACCCTTTTGCTCAAACTCTACACCGATTTCTACAAACCTTTCAGAATCATAATCCATATCAACAAACTCTTTCCATACTCTTTCACCATTTTCTATAATGGGTGCCCCTACTTTTATTAACTCACATGCACCAGAACGTACTTCTGATAAATGTACAGACGTATTGGAGTCATATCCAACACCAATTAATACTATGTATCCGTCTAAATCATATATTTTTCTTAAAGGAGATTCTTCTCCTAAACTCATCGATAGTGACTGATTCACCGTTATTTCTTCTGCGTGTCTTCCCCATGCAGCAAAACTTCCTAATGGATGGTTACTGCGTACTACATTCGGATATGTACGAAAACATTCAACTATTTCCCCCATGCCTCTTGTTGGTGTTATGCGAGGATCATAAGCTGGGACATTATCACGGATAATCTGCCACCAATCTTCAGGAACAGGCGGTCTTGACCAATGTTTCGGATCAGATAAATCTGAAGATTGCGTTGGCATAATGATTGTTCCTTCTTTTGTAACAACTTTCATTAATGCTTCAACTACCGCAACCGCCCCACCAGATATCCAGCCGATAGAACTTAGCGAAGAATGCACGATAACCGTCATTCCTTTTTCTAACCCTAATTTTCTTAAATCATTTGTAATTGTTTTGATTGTATTTGGCAATTGTGTACTTGCCACTATGTCATTCATTTTCACGGTTGTTCCCCCACTTTATTTTAAACTACTACATACATATATTATCATATTTTTCTCAATTTTTAACTTAATCATTTTTATCTACGTGAAAAATGACAATATATTGATTTTATATAACAAAAGAAGAAACATGAAGGCGTTACATCAAAACAATAAAAACGCTATAAATAAACAAAGAGCTCATCAAAAATGATAAGCTCTTTGTTCATTTATCCTTCATTTGTAACTCCAGTAAACATCGATAAGTTTCCCGTTATTTTCTCACCTACACGTAAAAATAAACCAGCAGCTCTCCCGCTAATACAGTGTGAACCAATTAATAGTTTACCGGTATATGGACCATCCCATGTGTCAATTGTATAGTCAGGCATTTCTATGTATTTCTGATATATTTTCCGCTGTTCAAAGTAATACTCTGTTTTATCTTCAGCTAATAGTTCATTATTTTCAAATATAGATACTCCTCCGCCTTCACGGCCGTATAAAGGTTTAGAAACATAGGATTCATTTCTTTCTATAAATGGTTTATTTGTAAAATATGTTGGTAGGAAGTATTTCTGAATGATTCCTCGCTCTTCTTCCTCAAAGA
This genomic interval carries:
- the aacC gene encoding BA2930 family N-acetyltransferase — protein: MNDIVASTQLPNTIKTITNDLRKLGLEKGMTVIVHSSLSSIGWISGGAVAVVEALMKVVTKEGTIIMPTQSSDLSDPKHWSRPPVPEDWWQIIRDNVPAYDPRITPTRGMGEIVECFRTYPNVVRSNHPLGSFAAWGRHAEEITVNQSLSMSLGEESPLRKIYDLDGYIVLIGVGYDSNTSVHLSEVRSGACELIKVGAPIIENGERVWKEFVDMDYDSERFVEIGVEFEQKGTVTMGKIGNAKCRLMKQRDIVDFGTEWFRKKNQ
- a CDS encoding phosphopantothenoylcysteine decarboxylase, yielding MKGKKVLITSGGCLEKWDQVRGHTNMAKGTIGRILAEELICKGAHVIYLHGYFAEKPNDINNQLELHPFEGIVDLQDKMKSIITHEKVDAVIMAAAGSDWIVDKICDQDGNVLDMNGKISSDIAPIIHFQKAPKVLKQIKKWDAETVLVGFKLESDVNEEELFEKAKNRMEEAKASIMIANSPHSLYSRGAMHYVIGQDGKGKLCNGKDETAKEIVKRLEVLCNHITTF